Proteins encoded within one genomic window of Nonomuraea gerenzanensis:
- a CDS encoding DMT family transporter: protein MLIAIVGALIISASAPLVRLSGVSPATSALFRCAYAVPPMLLLAWTERRRLGPLPRRAVLMSWAAGVVFALDLLFWHHAIEYVGAGLATVLGNLQVFIVAFAAWALFGERPSSSLMAGTPVVFTGVVLISGVFDSAAYGSDPMLGVAAGVATSLSYAAYLLLLKGGSDRAVGPLAHATVVATVAIALLSPLFGGASLVPEWPAHGWLLLLALGPQVLGWSLITYSLPRQPAALTSLLLLMQPMSTVAISTLALGERPSALQLGGCVVVVLGVLYGSRRSSSTRRQGVAAQAEGVAEAGGAAGRSNR, encoded by the coding sequence GTGCTGATCGCGATCGTCGGCGCGCTCATCATCTCCGCCTCCGCTCCCCTCGTTCGGTTATCAGGTGTATCGCCTGCCACCTCGGCGTTGTTCCGGTGCGCGTACGCGGTGCCGCCCATGCTGCTGCTGGCCTGGACGGAGCGGCGGCGGCTGGGGCCGCTGCCGCGCAGGGCGGTGCTGATGTCGTGGGCGGCCGGGGTGGTGTTCGCGCTGGACCTGCTGTTCTGGCACCACGCGATCGAGTACGTGGGTGCCGGGCTGGCCACGGTGCTGGGCAACCTGCAGGTGTTCATCGTGGCGTTCGCCGCGTGGGCGCTGTTCGGGGAGCGGCCGTCCTCGTCGCTGATGGCCGGCACGCCGGTGGTGTTCACCGGGGTGGTGCTGATCTCCGGGGTGTTCGACAGCGCCGCCTATGGCAGTGATCCGATGCTGGGGGTGGCCGCCGGGGTGGCGACGTCCCTGTCGTACGCGGCGTACCTGCTGCTGCTCAAGGGCGGGTCCGACAGGGCCGTGGGGCCGCTGGCCCATGCGACGGTGGTGGCCACGGTGGCCATCGCGCTGCTCAGCCCGCTGTTCGGGGGCGCGAGTCTCGTGCCGGAGTGGCCGGCGCACGGGTGGCTGCTGCTGCTCGCGCTGGGGCCGCAGGTGCTGGGGTGGTCGCTGATCACGTACTCGCTGCCGCGCCAGCCCGCCGCGCTCACCTCGCTGCTGCTGCTCATGCAGCCGATGTCGACGGTGGCCATCTCGACGCTGGCGCTGGGGGAGCGGCCGTCGGCGCTGCAGCTCGGCGGTTGCGTGGTGGTCGTGCTGGGAGTGCTGTACGGCTCCCGCCGCTCTTCGTCCACCCGGCGGCAAGGAGTGGCGGCACAAGCTGAGGGAGTGGCTGAAGCCGGGGGAGCGGCTGGGCGGAGCAATCGGTAG
- a CDS encoding metal ABC transporter ATP-binding protein, with amino-acid sequence MSTTAFAMTDGRVSFDGKPVLRGIDLTVCPGEVVALLGANGSGKSTLVRALLGLTPLSGGKTLVYGSPPGRFRDWWRIGYVPQRLQVGGGVPATVREVVASGRIARQSRLRRTSAADRAAVASALEAVRLSDRAGDPVQSLSGGQQQRVLIARALAGEPDTYVMDEPTAGVDAETQQLLADTLAGLVRAGKTVVLVAHELGPLEPVITRGVVIREGRIAHDGRPPRPEGDCARPGHEHQHPHAEEPVGGPLTGWQGEPR; translated from the coding sequence ATGAGCACAACGGCCTTCGCCATGACCGACGGCCGGGTCTCCTTCGACGGCAAGCCCGTCCTGCGAGGGATCGACCTGACCGTCTGTCCCGGGGAGGTCGTCGCCCTCCTGGGCGCCAACGGCTCGGGCAAGTCGACGCTGGTCCGCGCGCTGCTCGGCCTCACGCCGCTGAGCGGCGGCAAGACACTGGTGTACGGCTCGCCGCCCGGCAGGTTCCGCGACTGGTGGCGCATCGGCTACGTGCCGCAGCGGCTCCAGGTCGGCGGGGGCGTGCCGGCGACCGTGCGCGAGGTCGTCGCCTCGGGCCGGATCGCCCGGCAGAGCAGGCTGCGCAGGACCAGCGCGGCCGACAGGGCCGCCGTGGCGAGCGCTCTGGAGGCCGTCAGGCTCTCGGACCGGGCCGGTGACCCCGTGCAGTCGCTGTCAGGGGGGCAGCAGCAGCGGGTGCTCATCGCCAGGGCGCTGGCCGGGGAGCCCGACACGTACGTGATGGACGAGCCCACCGCGGGCGTGGACGCCGAGACCCAGCAGCTGCTCGCCGACACGCTGGCCGGGCTCGTCCGGGCCGGCAAGACCGTGGTGCTGGTGGCCCACGAGCTGGGCCCGCTGGAGCCGGTCATCACCCGGGGCGTGGTGATCCGCGAGGGCCGCATCGCCCACGACGGCCGCCCGCCCCGCCCGGAGGGCGACTGCGCCAGGCCGGGGCACGAGCACCAGCACCCGCATGCGGAGGAGCCCGTGGGGGGCCCGCTCACCGGGTGGCAGGGGGAACCAAGGTGA
- a CDS encoding metal ABC transporter permease yields MFELLQEELFQLALVAALLVGLCAPAVGTFIVQRRLSLLGDGIGHVALTGVALGFLTGTTPVLTAVIVSIAGAVAIELVRARGRTSGDVALALLFYGGIAGGVMLMAVAPGGSNAKLNSYLFGAIASVTVEDIWVIGALAAAVIAVVLIFGRELFVLCQDEEMAKASGLPVRFLSLIIAVTAALTVVIAMRVVGLLLVSALMVIPVATSQQLTRGFRTTMGLAMLFGVIASVGGLLASTYSSDIPPGAAIVLLALAGFVLALGVGKFVRRGRTQESTLSERPKLRVEEVA; encoded by the coding sequence ATCTTCGAACTGCTCCAGGAGGAGCTCTTCCAGCTCGCGCTCGTCGCGGCCCTGCTGGTCGGGCTCTGCGCACCCGCCGTCGGCACGTTCATCGTGCAGCGGCGGCTGTCACTGCTCGGCGACGGCATCGGCCACGTGGCGCTGACCGGCGTCGCGCTCGGCTTCCTGACCGGCACCACGCCCGTGCTCACCGCCGTGATCGTCTCGATCGCCGGCGCCGTGGCCATCGAGCTGGTCAGGGCGCGCGGGCGCACCAGCGGTGACGTGGCGCTGGCGCTGCTGTTCTACGGGGGCATCGCGGGCGGCGTCATGCTCATGGCCGTCGCGCCGGGCGGCAGCAACGCCAAGCTGAACTCCTACCTGTTCGGCGCCATCGCCAGCGTCACCGTCGAGGACATCTGGGTCATCGGCGCGCTGGCCGCCGCCGTGATCGCGGTCGTCCTGATCTTCGGCAGGGAGCTGTTCGTGCTCTGCCAGGACGAGGAGATGGCCAAGGCCAGCGGCCTGCCGGTGCGCTTCCTGAGCCTGATCATCGCCGTCACCGCCGCCCTCACCGTCGTCATCGCCATGCGCGTGGTGGGGCTGCTGCTCGTCAGCGCGCTGATGGTGATCCCGGTGGCCACCAGCCAGCAGCTCACCCGTGGCTTCCGTACCACGATGGGGCTGGCCATGCTGTTCGGCGTGATCGCCTCCGTGGGCGGGCTGCTCGCCTCCACCTACTCCTCCGACATCCCGCCGGGCGCCGCGATCGTGCTTCTTGCGCTCGCCGGCTTCGTCCTGGCCCTCGGTGTCGGTAAATTCGTACGGCGAGGCCGTACCCAGGAGTCGACATTGAGCGAGCGACCAAAGCTGCGCGTCGAGGAGGTCGCATGA
- a CDS encoding formate dehydrogenase accessory sulfurtransferase FdhD, with protein MSYDRLTHPLIRDNGVLRQASWEEALDRLLMVSGRTPFELVRKAVMGGVPVPAAVSAPSSPAVEPAEEQGLTLIGFLRGSSMNVHTGERRLRPTGVTPGAGNGSAGARTPG; from the coding sequence ATGAGCTATGACCGCCTGACCCATCCACTGATCCGTGACAACGGGGTGCTGCGGCAGGCGTCGTGGGAGGAAGCGCTGGACCGGCTGCTGATGGTGTCGGGCCGGACGCCGTTCGAGCTGGTGCGGAAGGCGGTCATGGGCGGCGTGCCGGTGCCGGCCGCCGTCTCCGCGCCGTCCTCGCCGGCGGTCGAGCCGGCCGAGGAGCAGGGGCTGACGCTCATCGGGTTCCTGCGCGGGAGCTCGATGAACGTCCACACGGGCGAGCGGCGGCTGCGCCCCACAGGCGTCACCCCGGGCGCCGGCAACGGCTCTGCCGGCGCGCGAACACCGGGGTGA
- a CDS encoding 2-dehydropantoate 2-reductase translates to MKVAVLGAGAIGAYVGAALHRAGVEVHLVARGAHLEAIRRAGVRVLTPRGDFVAHPHATDDPTQVGPVDHIFLGLKANSYASAGPMIRPLLHESTSIIAAQNGIPWWYFHGLKGPYEGYRIESVDPGGAVTDALPLHRAIGCVVYAATEIEEPGVIRHLEGTRFSIGEPDGTLTERCAAFSQAAVEGGLKCPVERDLRRDVWIKLMGNIAFNPISALARATMAGICRHDGTRELVVAMMRETVDVARRVGCDPGISIERRLRGAEKAGEHKTSTLQDLEKGKPLELDVLLAAVVELADLTGAEVPTLRAIHAVSDLLNENLVRAV, encoded by the coding sequence ATGAAGGTCGCTGTTCTTGGCGCCGGCGCCATCGGCGCATACGTGGGGGCCGCCCTCCACAGGGCGGGAGTCGAGGTGCACCTCGTCGCGAGAGGCGCGCACCTCGAGGCGATTCGCCGCGCCGGTGTGCGGGTGCTCACCCCCAGGGGCGACTTCGTCGCCCATCCCCATGCCACCGACGACCCCACCCAGGTCGGCCCGGTGGACCACATCTTCCTGGGCCTCAAGGCGAACAGCTACGCCTCGGCGGGCCCCATGATCCGGCCGCTTCTGCACGAGTCCACGAGCATCATCGCCGCGCAGAACGGCATCCCGTGGTGGTACTTCCACGGACTCAAGGGCCCCTACGAGGGCTACCGCATCGAGAGTGTCGACCCGGGCGGCGCCGTGACGGACGCGCTGCCCCTGCACCGTGCCATCGGCTGCGTCGTGTACGCGGCCACGGAGATCGAGGAGCCCGGCGTCATCCGCCACCTCGAAGGCACCCGCTTCTCCATCGGCGAGCCGGACGGCACGCTGACGGAGCGGTGCGCCGCCTTCAGCCAAGCGGCCGTGGAGGGCGGCCTGAAGTGCCCGGTGGAGCGCGACCTGCGCCGGGACGTCTGGATCAAACTCATGGGAAACATCGCCTTCAACCCGATCAGCGCGCTGGCCAGGGCCACGATGGCGGGCATCTGCCGCCACGACGGCACCAGGGAGCTGGTCGTGGCCATGATGCGGGAGACGGTGGACGTGGCCAGGCGGGTGGGCTGCGATCCGGGGATCTCCATCGAGCGCCGTCTGCGCGGCGCGGAGAAGGCGGGCGAGCACAAGACGTCCACACTCCAGGACCTGGAGAAGGGCAAGCCACTGGAGCTCGACGTGCTGCTCGCGGCGGTCGTCGAGCTGGCCGACCTCACCGGCGCGGAGGTGCCCACACTGCGGGCGATCCACGCGGTGAGCGACCTGCTGAACGAGAATCTCGTCCGTGCGGTCTAG
- a CDS encoding thiamine pyrophosphate-binding protein, which produces MMSETISGGHLVAKALKAEGVDVIYTLCGGHIIDIYDGCVDEGIEVIDVRHEQVAAHAADGYARITGKPGCAVVTAGPGTTDAVTGVANAFRAESPMLLIGGQGALSQHKMGSLQDLPHVDMMTPITKFAATVPSTERVADIVSMAFRECYHGAPGPSFLEIPRDVLDAKVPIEKARIPTAGQYRASTRQAGDPEAVERLADMLAHAEKPCILLGSQVWTCRATDAAIDFVRSLNVPAYMNGSGRGTLPPGDPHHFQLSRRYAFTEADLIIIVGTPFDFRMGYGKRLSPTAKVVQIDLDYRTVGKNRDIDLGIVGDAGLILAAAAQAASGRIENGAARRKEWLEELRNVETQAYEKRLPRQLSGAQPIDPYRLVHEINEFLTEDTIYIGDGGDIVTFSGQVVQPKSPGHWMDPGPLGTLGVGMAFAMAAKQARRDKEVLCLFGDGAFSLTGWDFETMVRFDLPFIGVIGNNSSMNQIRYGQAAKYGEDRARVGNTLGDIRYGEFAKLLGGYGEEVRDPAEIRPALERARQSGKPSLINVWVDPEVYAPGTMNQTMYK; this is translated from the coding sequence ATGATGTCGGAAACGATCTCTGGCGGTCATCTCGTAGCCAAGGCGCTCAAAGCCGAGGGCGTGGACGTGATCTACACGCTCTGCGGTGGCCACATCATCGATATCTACGACGGCTGCGTCGATGAGGGCATCGAGGTCATCGACGTACGCCACGAGCAGGTAGCCGCGCACGCGGCGGACGGGTACGCGCGCATCACCGGCAAACCCGGCTGCGCGGTCGTCACCGCCGGCCCGGGCACGACCGACGCGGTCACCGGTGTGGCCAACGCCTTCCGCGCCGAGAGCCCGATGTTGCTCATCGGCGGGCAGGGCGCGCTGAGCCAGCACAAGATGGGCTCGCTGCAGGACCTGCCGCACGTGGACATGATGACCCCGATCACCAAGTTCGCGGCCACGGTGCCCAGCACGGAGCGGGTGGCCGACATCGTGTCGATGGCCTTCCGCGAGTGCTACCACGGCGCGCCGGGGCCGTCGTTCCTGGAGATCCCGCGGGACGTGCTCGACGCCAAGGTGCCGATCGAGAAGGCCCGCATCCCCACGGCCGGCCAGTACCGGGCCTCCACCCGCCAGGCGGGCGACCCCGAGGCCGTCGAGCGGCTGGCCGACATGCTGGCGCACGCGGAGAAGCCGTGCATCCTGCTCGGCAGCCAGGTCTGGACGTGCCGGGCGACCGACGCGGCCATCGACTTCGTGCGCTCGCTGAACGTGCCCGCCTACATGAACGGCTCGGGCCGGGGCACGCTGCCGCCGGGCGACCCGCACCACTTCCAGCTCAGCCGCAGGTACGCCTTCACCGAGGCCGACCTCATCATCATCGTCGGCACCCCGTTCGACTTCCGGATGGGCTACGGCAAGCGCCTGTCGCCGACCGCGAAGGTCGTCCAGATCGACCTCGACTACCGCACCGTCGGCAAGAACCGCGACATCGACCTCGGGATCGTCGGTGACGCCGGCCTCATCCTCGCCGCCGCGGCGCAGGCCGCCAGCGGCCGCATCGAGAACGGCGCGGCCCGCCGCAAGGAGTGGCTGGAGGAGCTGCGCAACGTCGAGACCCAGGCCTACGAGAAGCGGCTGCCGCGCCAGCTCTCCGGCGCCCAGCCCATCGACCCCTACCGCCTGGTGCACGAGATCAACGAGTTCCTCACCGAGGACACGATCTACATCGGCGACGGCGGCGACATCGTCACCTTCTCGGGCCAGGTCGTGCAGCCCAAGTCCCCCGGCCACTGGATGGACCCCGGCCCCCTCGGCACGCTCGGCGTCGGCATGGCCTTCGCGATGGCCGCCAAGCAGGCGCGGCGCGACAAGGAGGTGCTCTGCCTGTTCGGTGACGGCGCCTTCAGCCTGACCGGCTGGGACTTCGAGACGATGGTCCGCTTCGACCTGCCGTTCATCGGCGTCATCGGCAACAACTCCTCGATGAACCAGATCAGGTACGGCCAGGCCGCCAAGTACGGCGAGGACCGCGCCCGCGTCGGCAACACCCTCGGCGACATCCGGTACGGCGAGTTCGCCAAGCTGCTGGGCGGCTACGGCGAGGAGGTGCGCGACCCCGCCGAGATCCGCCCCGCGCTGGAGCGGGCCCGCCAGTCGGGCAAGCCCTCACTGATCAACGTCTGGGTCGACCCAGAGGTGTACGCCCCCGGAACCATGAACCAGACCATGTACAAGTAG
- a CDS encoding metal ABC transporter substrate-binding protein, whose protein sequence is MMSGFSRSSAVGLLAAASLLTTAACGSGSAETSTTASGGKPEVVAAFYPLQWLTEQVGGSDASVTGLTAPGVEPHDLELSIQQVTELKKAALTVYIKGIQPAVDDAVDPAKSFDAATAVTTIPAGEHAEEEGEEEHGHEELSYDPHLWLDPSRLATAATELGERLATADPAHAQGYRDRAATTAATLGTLDQELTQGLTTCRSRTLVTAHEAFGYLADRYKLKQVGITLDPETEPSPARLSEVAKLAKAEGVTTIFTEALVSPKVAEVLASQVGAKTAVLDPLESKPSGDYLSAMRDNLKTLQTALGCTA, encoded by the coding sequence ATGATGTCAGGATTTTCCCGGTCGAGTGCTGTCGGTCTGCTGGCCGCAGCTTCCCTGCTCACCACCGCTGCCTGCGGCTCCGGCTCCGCTGAGACCTCCACCACCGCTTCCGGTGGCAAGCCCGAGGTCGTGGCCGCGTTCTACCCGCTGCAGTGGCTGACGGAGCAGGTCGGGGGATCCGACGCGAGCGTGACCGGCCTGACCGCCCCCGGCGTCGAGCCGCACGACCTGGAGCTGAGCATCCAGCAGGTCACCGAGCTCAAGAAGGCCGCGCTCACCGTCTACATCAAGGGCATCCAGCCGGCCGTGGACGACGCCGTGGACCCGGCGAAGAGCTTCGACGCCGCCACCGCCGTCACCACGATCCCCGCCGGCGAGCACGCCGAGGAGGAGGGCGAGGAGGAGCACGGGCACGAGGAGCTCTCCTACGACCCGCACCTGTGGCTCGACCCCTCCCGCCTGGCCACCGCCGCCACCGAGCTGGGCGAGCGCCTGGCCACGGCCGACCCCGCGCACGCCCAGGGCTACCGCGACCGGGCCGCCACGACGGCCGCCACGCTCGGCACGCTGGACCAGGAGCTCACCCAGGGCCTGACCACATGCAGGTCCAGGACACTGGTCACCGCGCACGAGGCGTTCGGCTACCTCGCCGACCGGTACAAGCTCAAGCAGGTCGGCATCACGCTCGACCCGGAGACCGAGCCGTCGCCGGCCCGCCTGTCGGAGGTCGCCAAGCTGGCCAAGGCCGAGGGCGTCACCACGATCTTCACCGAGGCCCTCGTCAGCCCGAAGGTGGCCGAGGTGCTCGCGAGCCAGGTCGGCGCCAAGACGGCGGTGCTCGACCCGCTGGAGAGCAAGCCCTCCGGGGATTACCTGTCCGCCATGCGCGATAACCTCAAAACACTACAAACAGCACTGGGGTGTACGGCATGA
- a CDS encoding Fur family transcriptional regulator, protein MTTRRDAVHDTLRQSEGFRSAQDVYAEMRLHGAKIGLTTVYRALQALADKGQVDVLRTDDGESVYRACATDTHHHHLVCRKCGRTVEVAGPAVERWAEAVGSEHGFTEITHTVEVFGTCSSCSTAPARTG, encoded by the coding sequence ATGACCACGAGGCGCGATGCAGTGCACGACACCCTCCGCCAGAGCGAGGGTTTCCGTAGCGCGCAGGACGTCTATGCCGAGATGCGCCTGCACGGGGCGAAGATCGGGCTTACCACCGTCTACCGGGCGTTGCAGGCGCTGGCCGACAAGGGCCAGGTCGACGTGCTGCGTACCGACGACGGCGAGTCCGTCTACCGCGCGTGCGCGACCGACACCCACCATCACCATCTGGTGTGCCGCAAGTGCGGGCGCACCGTGGAGGTGGCGGGGCCGGCCGTCGAGCGGTGGGCGGAGGCGGTGGGCAGCGAGCACGGCTTCACCGAGATCACCCACACGGTCGAGGTCTTCGGGACCTGCTCGTCCTGCTCGACGGCGCCGGCCCGGACGGGCTGA